TTTTATAAGCAGAAGAGGGCGTACGAGGGCATGCCTGGTCTCGTGGGCTCGGAAAGGGGAATACGAGCCGGCGCGGCCGCGGCGCGCGCCGGGGGGGCCGGCGCGCGGCGCGCCCGTGCCGCCGGGATACGGTCAGCCGGCGCGCCGGCGGAGGCCGCGGTGGCCGAGGCGTCCGAGCCGGCGTCCGCGTCGGATCCGCGCGACTGAGCCGCCTCGTCCTACGCCAGCTCGAGGTCCACGCGCCGCTGCTCCAGGCTGACCGAGGTCAGGCGCACCTTCACCCGCGAGCCGAGCCGGTGCTGCACTCCGGTGTGCTCGCCGACGAGCATGAAGCGCTCGGCGTCGAGCCGGTAGTAGTCATCGGCCATCGTCGAGACGTGCACGAGCCCCTCGGCGGTGTTGGCGAGCTGGACGAACAGTCCGAAGGTCTGCACGCCCGTGATGATGCCGTCGAACACCTCGCCGATCTGCTGAGCGAGCATCTCGCACAGCTTGACCTGCACTGAGTCGTTCTCGGCGGCTTCGGCCTCGCGCTCCATCGCCGAGCAGTGCTCGGTCAGCCAGCCGAGCTCCGGGACCATGTCCGCGGTCGGCGGCTCATCGAGCGCGCCCGCGAGCTGCGCGCACAGCAGGCGGTGGACGATGAGGTCCGGGTAGCGGCGGATGGGGCTCGTGAAGTGCGTGTACGCGTCGCTCGCCAGCCCGAAGTGCGAGCCGAGATAGTCCACGTAGCGCGCGCGCTCGAGCGCACGGAGCAGCAGCGAGTTGATGAGCGTCTCCTCGTCGCGGCCGTGCGCGAACGCGACGATGCGCTGGAACGTCTGCGGGCTCGCTCCGTGGACGTCCTTGATCGGGTAGTCGAACTCCTTGAGGATCGCGGCGACCTGCTCGAGGGCGTCGGGGTCAGGGTCCTCGTGGATGCGGTAGACCATCGGCGCGCCGGCGTCGCGCATGAGGCGCGCGACCGCCTCGTTGGCCGCGATCATCGCCTCCTCGATCATGTTGGTCGCCTCGGTGCGCGTGCGCAGCACGACCTCGAGCGGAGTGCCGTCCTCGGCGAGGCGGACCTTCGCCTCCACGGTGTCGAAGTCCAGCCCCCCGCGCGCGACGCGCCGCTCGTGCAGCTTCGCGGCTGCGGCGCGGAACTCGGTGAGCAGGATGCGGGTCTGCTCGTCGGGGAAGCCGGTCCCGGCGTCGAGCCAGCCCTGGACCTCGTCGTAGGTCAGACGCCGGTCGCTGTGCATCACCGACGGGTACGCGCGCGCCGAGAGCACGGCGCCATTGCGGTCCAGTTCGAGGTCCACCGAGAACGAGACACGGTCCTCGCCGGGCTTGAGCGAGCACAGCCCGTTCGAGAGCTCCTCGGGCAGCATCGGCAGCACACGGTCGACGAGGTAGACGCTGGTGGCGCGCAGACGCGCTTCGTTGTCGACCGCCGAGCCCCACGGCACGTAGTGCGACACGTCGGCGATGTGCACGCCGAGCAACCATCCGCCGCTGCGGCGCTCGATCGTGATGGCGTCGTCGAAGTCCTTCGCGTCGACCGGGTCGATGGTGACGGTGAAGCGCCCGCGCACGTCCTCGCGGCCGGGCTCGGCGAGGGCCTTGTCGACGTCGAGCCGCAGAGCCGCCGCCTCGGCCTCGACCTCGTCGGGGAACGCCGTGCGCAGCATGTGCTCGCGGATGACGATCTCGACATGGATGCCGGGCGTGTTCGCGTCGCCGAGCACCTCGTCGACGACGCCCTGCATCGCCTCGTTGCGCGTGGCGTAGCGCGTGATGCGTGCGACCACGAAGTCACCGGGCCTAGCGCCGGGCGACGGCTCCACGAACAGGTCCGAGTGGATGCGCGGGTCCATCGGCACGACGATGCCGAGCTTGCCGTGGCGCTCGTAGCGCCCGACCACCTGTGTGACGGCGCGCTCGATGATCCGCACGACCTCGCCCGACAGCCCCTCCCGGCCGCGCGCGCCGTGCAGCCTGACCGCGACGGTGTCGCCGTGCATGGCGCCGCCGAGGTCGTGACGGCGGACGTAGACGTCGCCCCCGGGCGAGGTCACGAAGCCGTACCCCTTGCGCGTGAGGTGGACGCGACCGGTCAGCGTGCCGCGCTGTCTGAGCGCGACGTAGCGCCCGTCCGGGGTCTTGACCGCGTTGCCCGAGCGCGCGAGCGCGGCGAGCGCCTGCTCGGCTTGGCCCTCGGTGATGCCGAGCGCGGCCGCCGCATCGGCCGCCGAAGCCGGGCGGTTCGCACTCCTCAGCGCCTTCAGCAGTTCCTTCTCGACCCTCACGCCGCCCCCCGGATGTCGGTGACCGCCTCGGCTCCACGGTACCCCAAACCGCGGCGCAGGGAGGCCCTCGACGCCGATGCTACAATCGGCCTCAAGGACCGGGCGCGTGCCCGGATCCCGACACCAAGCCCTGCCGCCCCGCCTTCCAGGAGTGATGCATGGAACCACCGCGCGACCTGGCCCCCTGCCTCATCGGCGAGGGGACCATCACCGAGCCCCGCGACATGATCCGGGCCCTCGAGACGCTCGAGGGCCTTCGCTACACGTACACCGTCGACGGCGTCGTCATGGCCGAGGGCACCGCCGCGCTCGTCAA
The sequence above is a segment of the Actinomycetota bacterium genome. Coding sequences within it:
- the rnr gene encoding ribonuclease R — translated: MVPCITPGRRGGRAWCRDPGTRPVLEADCSIGVEGLPAPRFGVPWSRGGHRHPGGGVRVEKELLKALRSANRPASAADAAAALGITEGQAEQALAALARSGNAVKTPDGRYVALRQRGTLTGRVHLTRKGYGFVTSPGGDVYVRRHDLGGAMHGDTVAVRLHGARGREGLSGEVVRIIERAVTQVVGRYERHGKLGIVVPMDPRIHSDLFVEPSPGARPGDFVVARITRYATRNEAMQGVVDEVLGDANTPGIHVEIVIREHMLRTAFPDEVEAEAAALRLDVDKALAEPGREDVRGRFTVTIDPVDAKDFDDAITIERRSGGWLLGVHIADVSHYVPWGSAVDNEARLRATSVYLVDRVLPMLPEELSNGLCSLKPGEDRVSFSVDLELDRNGAVLSARAYPSVMHSDRRLTYDEVQGWLDAGTGFPDEQTRILLTEFRAAAAKLHERRVARGGLDFDTVEAKVRLAEDGTPLEVVLRTRTEATNMIEEAMIAANEAVARLMRDAGAPMVYRIHEDPDPDALEQVAAILKEFDYPIKDVHGASPQTFQRIVAFAHGRDEETLINSLLLRALERARYVDYLGSHFGLASDAYTHFTSPIRRYPDLIVHRLLCAQLAGALDEPPTADMVPELGWLTEHCSAMEREAEAAENDSVQVKLCEMLAQQIGEVFDGIITGVQTFGLFVQLANTAEGLVHVSTMADDYYRLDAERFMLVGEHTGVQHRLGSRVKVRLTSVSLEQRRVDLELA